Sequence from the Oncorhynchus kisutch isolate 150728-3 linkage group LG12, Okis_V2, whole genome shotgun sequence genome:
AGATTGTGGGTGAAGTGCTCAAACAGCTGACGGAGGAGAAATGTAAGTTGTCGCTAATATGACGGCAATTTATATTGCCTAGCAATATTGCCTATTTATATGCCTAGCTACATCCTTAAACGTCACATATTatggtgtgttcgtaaattcactctggtaAGCTACTCCGATTTCAAAGCACTAGTCAGTGTGTGCCAGAGAGCTGAATAACTGATGAGCAGAGTAACACCCATTGGATATAACCTGTCGGCCAAAACAATTCataaaattgttgccagcagcacagttagtcaccaatgcTTTAGACAACATGAAAACATCCTAAGCACCTCTGCTAAGGTGACTAAAATGGtaagagtgaggtgttctctcatttgtgtctggaagtagctagcaagttagccaactttagccagttgaCTACAGTTGTGAGATCAGAACTCTCGggtcaaccctactcctcagccagagtgtacagtgtgcgctctgaatgtACAAACGCCCAGAGctcactctggcactccagagtgCATTGAAGAACACACGATGCCATgggtgcgtttgtaaattcactctggagtgcctCAGTTTACTTTGAGtatttgtaaattcagagtgttgtcagattgtccgtttgctCTCAGAGCGtccagagcgcacactggacactctgacggaggagtagggttgatccgagagTTCTGATCTCACAAccgcagtcaagcacccaagccaactggctagcttgctagctacttccagacacatgagagaacacctcactctgaccattttacttgccctagcagagctggttaggttgttttcatgttatccagagcattgatGACTGTAACTgggctgctggcaacaatttaattacgcttttttgccaactgacactggccatattcaatgaGTGTTGAGCGTTCCTAAATTCAGCAGTTATTCtacgctctggcacactcagacgagagtgctctgaaatcggagtagatacgTAGAgggaatttacgaacacaccccaTGTTATGTTCATTATTTACTTCTCTTCACAGTCATTGTCAAGGCAACCAATGGACCCCGCTATGTTGTTGGCTGCCGCAGACAAGTAGGTCTTAAAACATGATGTTACCAACGTTTCATCAGTGATTATTTACTTAATGTGTCATCTCTCCATGATTGTAATTGAGCTCATCTCTCTGTCATTTTCACACAGCTGGATAAATCACAACTCAAACCAGGCACTAGAGTGGCCCTGGACATGACCACCCTCACCATTATGAGGTAGGCACTAGGGATTCCatatgtgacagagatgaaaatctCTGTTAGAAACGTAGAATGACAGGGCATCGATTAGCAACAACTaggatgggttgctaatatgactaggattgtgcctttggcttctggacaatgaaagaaagttgatatgaaaagcaatacaacaggagagaaatgcTGCTTAATGGCATGAGAAAGTCTTTATAAAACAATTGCCTCCGTTTCTATGGTTGAATAATGGTTAGGCTACGTTGAACCAaagtaagacatgcctcattatTTGAAGTAAAGTAAAACGTTCAGTTTCAAACAATTATACTGCCACAAGCTCACATTGCAAAGTGATGGGTGACTCGCTGATAGCCTGCCTACCATCGACTATAGCCTATGCACTCGAATGAAGAATGGGAGGCGCCCTTTGATTACGAGTTGAGATTGAAAAATACAAGTAATAGCTCTTTAATCGTGGCCATCAAAACAGTTTAACACGtgattgcatttagaattgttaTTTGTTGCGCAATGACTGGGCTTGCAAAAGCACATTTCACTCCAGTACCAGCTTTTTGAGGAGCTGCTCTCGCattgtctgacaggtggtaggcTATTCCGCTcattccactaaattatgcaaattaacctatagaccgataagcatgaaCGGTAAAATGCATTTTCGGTGGCTAGCTGATTTAACGGTTAACCGTTAACATCCGTAATTGGTACTGCACCCACACAATAGGGTTGCAATATATGGGCAAAACATTTTAATTGCgattttaaaaagtaaaaaatattgACCATTTTATATATTGCGATatagatcaaaacacttgggtgaactatTGAAATAGAATGATTTATATTAAGAGGCGAAGTGGAAAGCAGCATTGTGTTGACTGCATTTGATCTAACAGAACAGCATGCAAACTTATAGTGAATCTAACAGTGAGGAGGAGGAACTGTGCTGCTTGAGTGACAgggcttggtgtgtgtgggaAGCAACCAcaagcgatgagagagagagacgacaaacTGAGGAAACCATAACTGACGTTACACGCGGCTTATTGGCGTTCCAAAATATTGCATGCGATATGGATCTCTTGCGATATGGATATTGCACAAATCAATTTAGAAATTTCTATTTGAATTTGATCAATTGTGCAGCCCTAATACAGACACGCACCTATTGAGAAAATGTCAATACAGTCTACTGACACAAAATGGTAAAAGTATAAGGTATGTCAGGCCTAAATGTTTTCCCTGATGGTAGATAACATGTACGCTCACACACCCTACAGGTATCTGCCCAGAGAAGTCGACCCCCTGGTGTACAACATGTCCCATGAAGACCCTGGCAGTATCTCCTACTCAGAGATCGGGGGCTTGGCCGAGCAGATCCGTGAACTGAGAGAGGTACACGTCACATCCTACAGTACAGTTAGTACTGCTTCCCTGAATCAGGCAGGTGTTCTATATGACACTCCCCTATGTTCCCTGTCAGGTGATTGAGCTGCCCCTGACCAACCCTGAGCTTTTCCTGAGGGTGGGGATTATCCCTCCAAAGGGCTGCCTGCTCTACGGACCTCCAGGTGAGTCACTAGCAGGATTTTGATGTAGACTTTACATTGTTCCTTGATTCCTCATGTCCTGGATTCCTTGACCTACATCTCAAAACACATTGGATCAAAAGATCTgaggtccctcccctcagaccttctcctccaatgtgtctTGAGAAGGAGGTCTAGGAATAAAGGATGCAGCGAACCAAGGAAAGACTTGAGATTCACCCTGAGTAATGCAGGTTATGTCACTGAGGTCCTGAGGGTTTATTCATCAATTTCCTTTATGCACTTATCTTTTCATTAGGCACAGGAAAGACCCTTCTGGCAAGAGCTGTAGCCAGTCAGATGGACTGTAACTTCCTCAAGGTGAGTAATAGGCTACACTTTGTTTTCCTCCACTGGCCCTTCGGGCTGTATTCACTATTCTTTGAACAACATGGCTGACGCTTAGCATGTCCTGTCTTCTTTGCACCGGTTGCGGCAGGTTGTGTCCAGCTCCATTGTGGATAAGTACATTGGAGAGAGTGCCAGGCTCATCAGGGAGATGTTCAACTATGCCAGGGACCACCAGCCCTGCATCATCTTCATGGACGAGATCGACGCCATCGGTGAGCATCCTCACCTGTAGCCTGCTCCCAGATCAGTTTGAGCTGTAAAGCCAATTGCTGTAGTCATTGTCAACCAAaggagttggctatacagcaaaaccagatctgggaccaggctaagcaTCCTGAGCCCTGATGCCATATCTATTCCTTCTCCCTTTGCTTAGCATTGCGTGCAGTGTCTGGGAATGTTGAATGTGTTGTAAGTGAAATACTTTTTTCTCTACAAGGTGGCCGAAGGTTCTCAGAGGGCACGTCAGCTGACAGAGAGATCCAGAGGACCCTGATGGAGGTAAAATGGGCGGCCATAACTCTTAGATATATGTTACATAGAATGGATCATGTTCAACAGATGTTGCTTTCTATGAGAATGATGGTTctggaaaatatatttatttggtgAAAGA
This genomic interval carries:
- the psmc6 gene encoding 26S proteasome regulatory subunit 10B, with the protein product MADTREKGLQDYRKRLLEHKEIDGRLKELREQLKEQTKQYEKSENDLKALQSVGQIVGEVLKQLTEEKFIVKATNGPRYVVGCRRQLDKSQLKPGTRVALDMTTLTIMRYLPREVDPLVYNMSHEDPGSISYSEIGGLAEQIRELREVIELPLTNPELFLRVGIIPPKGCLLYGPPGTGKTLLARAVASQMDCNFLKVVSSSIVDKYIGESARLIREMFNYARDHQPCIIFMDEIDAIGGRRFSEGTSADREIQRTLMELLNQMDGFDTLHRVKMIMATNRPDTLDPALLRPGRLDRKIHIELPNEQARLDILKIHSGPITKHGEIDYEAIVKLSDGFNGADLRNVCTEAGMFAIRTDHEYVTQEDFMKAVRKVADSKKLESKLDYKPI